A genomic stretch from Mya arenaria isolate MELC-2E11 chromosome 10, ASM2691426v1 includes:
- the LOC128204804 gene encoding uncharacterized protein LOC128204804 gives MVNLVPTGKRHSTSDGSAARRCFDVNTKLAAVYEGKTYETAVGVSDIEIEHIEDIPPCPAECSETPHAYGQDDVIVFDLETTGLGTTSSIVQIAALHVSSGQHLNLFVKPKCGYIPTTASNITGLEFHGGVLYQHCKEVTSVAASEALLAFKRWLEAFGSHILLVAHNVMFDARLLVAKYQEEGITVPETIGFADSLRLFRTVYPGRQNYRLGSLVHDIAGVDFGAHDASEDVYALSSILQLQTNLDKLSNYATTVSSVKFKLQELNNEKLYKGSYTSFVGSKIISKAQATRLSRSGISIEHLKKVYSRSGLDGMQAVLKDRGAGKFYTKLASALDAVFSENKINLN, from the exons ATGGTTAATCTGGTGCCTACGGGAAAACGGCATTCCACGAGTGACGGCTCCGCAGCTAGAAGATGTTTTGATGTCAACACTAAATTAGCTGCAG TGTATGAGGGGAAAACATACGAAACAGCGGTTGGCGTCTCTGACATCGAAATTGAGCATATTGAAGACATCCCACCCTGCCCTGCTGAATGCAGTGAAACGCCCCATGCGTACGGGCAAGATGATGTCATCGTCTTCGACCTTGAGACTACAGGATTAg GGACAACTAGCAGCATTGTACAGATAGCAGCTTTGCACGTGTCCTCGGGACAACACCTGAATTTATTCGTAAAACCCAAATGTGGATACATTCCCACTACTGCCTCCAATATAACAGGTCTCGAGTTCCATGGTGGGGTATTATACCAGCACTGTAAAGAAGTGACGAGCGTGGCAGCCAGCGAAGCACTTCTTGCCTTCAAACGCTGGCTTGAGGCATTTGGAAGTCATATTTTGCTTGTGGCACACAATGTCATGTTTGACGCAAGACTGTTAGTAGCAAAATATCAAGAAGAAGGAATAACTGTCCCAGAAACTATAGGCTTCGCAGACAGTCTGCGTTTATTTAGAACAGTTTACCCCGGGAGACAGAATTACCGCCTGGGAAGTTTAGTTCACGATATTGCAGGTGTAGACTTCGGAGCTCATGATGCCTCTGAAGACGTGTACGCGCTTTCTTCAATTCTCCAGTTGCAAACAAACCTAGATAAACTGTCGAATTATGCTACTACTGTGTCATCCGTGAAATTCAAACTTCAGGAATTAAACAACGAAAAACTATACAAGGGATCATATACAAGTTTTGTTGGgtcaaaaataatatcaaaagcACAGGCCACGCGCCTATCTAGGAGTGGAATTTCAATAGAACACttgaaaaaagtatattcaaGATCGGGCCTAGATGGTATGCAGGCTGTATTGAAAGATCGGGGTGCAGGGaaattttacacaaaattggCATCAGCGCTTGATGCAGTTTTTAGCgagaataaaattaatttaaattag